One genomic segment of Brassica napus cultivar Da-Ae chromosome A3, Da-Ae, whole genome shotgun sequence includes these proteins:
- the LOC106439964 gene encoding agamous-like MADS-box protein AGL8 homolog has protein sequence MGRGRVQLKRIENKINRQVTFSKRRSGLLKKAHEISVLCDAEVALVIFSSKGKLFEYSTDSCMERILERYDRYLYSDKQLVGRDISQSENWVLEHAKLKARVEVLEKNKRNFMGEDLDSLSLKELQSLEHQLHAAIKSIRSRKNQAMFESISALQKKDKALQDHNNALLKKIKEREKNTVQQEGQLIQCSNNSSILQPQYCLTSSRDGFVGRVGGDDGGASSLAEPNSLLPAWMLRLATNE, from the exons atggGAAGGGGTAGGGTTCAGCTGAAGAGGATAGAAAACAAGATCAATAGGCAAGTTACTTTCTCAAAGAGAAGGTCTGGTTTGCTCAAGAAAGCTCATGAGATCTCTGTTCTTTGCGATGCTGAGGTTGCCCTCGTCATCTTCTCTTCCAAAGGCAAACTCTTCGAATATTCCACCGACTCTTG CATGGAAAGGATACTTGAACGCTACGATCGCTATTTGTATTCAGACAAACAACTTGTAGGCCGAGACATTTCACAGAGT GAAAATTGGGTTCTAGAACATGCTAAGCTCAAGGCAAGAGTTGAGGTACTCGAGAAGAACAAAAG GAACTTTATGGGGGAAGATCTTGATTCTTTGAGCTTAAAGGAGCTCCAAAGCTTGGAGCATCAGCTCCATGCTGCTATCAAGAGCATTAGGTCAAGAAAG AACCAAGCTATGTTCGAATCCATATCGGCGCTCCAGAAGAAG GATAAGGCCTTGCAAGATCACAACAATGCGCTTCTCAAAAAG ATTAAGGAGAGGGAGAAGAACACGGTTCAGCAAGAAGGACAACTAATCCAATGCTCCAACAATTCTTCAATTCTTCAGCCCCAATACTGCTTAACCTCCTCCAG AGATGGCTTTGTGGGGAGAGTTGGGGGAGACGACGGCGGTGCATCATCACTGGCGGAACCAAACTCTCTTCTTCCGGCTTGGATGTTACGCCTTGCAACGAATGAGTAG